In Carya illinoinensis cultivar Pawnee chromosome 9, C.illinoinensisPawnee_v1, whole genome shotgun sequence, the following are encoded in one genomic region:
- the LOC122277064 gene encoding uncharacterized protein LOC122277064 has protein sequence MNGRGEVVGASGRGRSRGRAFRGRRLVPYSCRARRPRGAQISSYHSPEDVDEASSDDSTQPPSHPWEPPCAATTLVAEPDSVTSPIIRPEPDRVQIGVNASTEPNRVPSPNLEAEPARVQTSVDIPTEPNLVTSPNIEAEPASCQIGEDIPTEPVVNQAQRRRRRGPAKCTEFEKLRKHGKVLLKINNGETAPCCSNANMFTTRLTWIVKHHCDMSYPRWSDVPQAHKDELIDRVRVRLFHFHFGGFSVVVV, from the exons ATGAACGGCCGAG GCGAGGTAGTGGGAGCTAGTGGCCGCGGTCGATCCAGAGGCCGAGCATTCCGTGGTAGAAGATTGGTGCCTTATTCATGCCGAGCTCGGCGGCCTCGGGGTGCTCAGATTAGTTCATACCATTCACCAGAAGACGTGGATGAGGCCAGCTCAGATGACTCTACCCAACCCCCAAGCCATCCATGGGAGCCACCGTGTGCGGCCACAACACTGGTGGCCGAGCCTGACAGTGTCACCTCACCCATTATCAGGCCGGAGCCTGATAGAGTTCAAATCG GTGTGAATGCCTCCACGGAGCCTAACAGAGTGCCGTCACCCAATCTAGAGGCAGAGCCTGCTAGAGTTCAAACTA GTGTGGACATCCCCACAGAGCCTAACTTAGTGACCTCACCCAATATAGAGGCAGAGCCTGCTAGTTGCCAAATCG GTGAGGACATCCCCACGGAGCCTGTAGTGAATCAGGCGCAGAGGAGACGTAGACGTGGGCCAGCCAAGTGTACTGAATTTGAGAAATTGCGAAAACATGGAAAGGTGCTGTTGAAGATAAACAATGGAGAAACAGCACCATGTTGTTCAAACGCCAACATGTTTACTACACGATTAACATGGATAGTCAAACATCATTGTGATATGAGTTATCCAAGATGGAGTGATGTTCCCCAAGCACATAAGGATGAGTTAATCGATCGTGTTCGGGTAAGacttttccacttccattttgGTGGGTTTTCCGTGGTTGTAGTTTAA